A genomic region of Deinococcus betulae contains the following coding sequences:
- a CDS encoding sugar phosphate nucleotidyltransferase, giving the protein MKGLILAAGRGSRLLPISATRAKHAVPVAGTPIIARAVQALRDAGVDDIGIVTSPSSETDLRDATANSGHLTFIRQSEALGTGHAVLAAHAFLEHQPTLLYLGDNLFQDNLTPLITTLRDADAVLGVKEVPNPQAYGVAVVKGGRLLRLVEKPRTPESNLAACGVFAFRPELLEHVAELPPSDRGEIEFPQALTRLMAAGGTVRAVELGGFWSDAGTPDDLLAANTHFLSQQRPRLDGRAERSVLTGNVVIEAGAVVEDSVITGPVWIGPHALVRGATLGPFVSVGAHARVDTARLHGALIDEFARVLHPSRPLSRVLIGRHALVTAPSESGLQVVMGDRSIVRV; this is encoded by the coding sequence ATGAAAGGGCTTATTCTCGCCGCTGGGCGCGGCAGTCGTCTTCTTCCCATCAGCGCCACCCGCGCCAAGCATGCCGTTCCGGTGGCGGGCACCCCCATCATTGCCCGCGCCGTCCAGGCGCTGCGGGATGCCGGGGTGGACGACATCGGCATCGTCACCAGCCCCAGCAGCGAGACCGACCTGCGCGACGCGACCGCCAACAGCGGGCACCTGACCTTCATTCGCCAGAGTGAGGCGCTGGGCACCGGACACGCCGTTCTGGCCGCACACGCCTTTTTAGAACATCAGCCGACCCTGCTGTATCTGGGGGACAATCTCTTTCAGGACAACCTGACGCCCCTCATCACGACCCTGCGCGACGCTGACGCCGTCCTGGGGGTCAAGGAGGTGCCCAATCCGCAGGCCTATGGCGTGGCCGTGGTCAAGGGCGGACGCCTCTTGCGCTTGGTCGAAAAGCCCCGGACGCCAGAAAGCAACCTGGCGGCCTGCGGGGTGTTTGCCTTCCGCCCCGAGCTGCTGGAGCATGTGGCCGAATTGCCGCCCAGTGACCGGGGAGAAATCGAGTTTCCCCAGGCCCTGACCCGCCTGATGGCGGCGGGCGGCACCGTGCGCGCTGTGGAACTGGGCGGTTTCTGGTCGGACGCCGGCACACCCGACGATCTGCTGGCGGCCAATACGCACTTTCTGAGCCAGCAGCGCCCGCGCCTGGACGGCCGCGCCGAGCGGAGCGTCCTGACCGGCAACGTGGTGATCGAAGCCGGCGCTGTGGTCGAGGACAGCGTGATTACGGGCCCCGTGTGGATAGGCCCACACGCCCTGGTGCGCGGCGCCACCCTGGGCCCGTTCGTCAGTGTGGGCGCACATGCCCGCGTAGACACAGCGCGGCTCCACGGCGCCCTGATCGATGAATTTGCCCGCGTGCTGCACCCCAGCCGTCCGCTCAGCCGGGTTCTGATTGGCCGTCACGCGCTGGTGACGGCCCCCAGCGAATCGGGCCTGCAAGTGGTAATGGGCGACCGCAGCATTGTGCGGGTGTAA
- a CDS encoding alpha/beta fold hydrolase, translated as MTGSHDDTPQSAGSDGWAESSLEHLNGADLYFEVVGDPTGPDPTVVFLHGGPGYNSYSFQALFGERLRGPAVFLDQRGCGRSGPLADTEQGDETLTLDTLVGDLEALRDHLGAERLVPLGHGFGALIALEYARRYPTRTERAVVVNPWVQFPELALTLLAEASARQSVSLDDPAEKARAQTPEGFHPAVGGARVEAAFALLNARDLLNALQFKDSASRMHLEFADAESQLMGGGEVGDALVAQGLWEFEYPPFLQEIRRPVFVIAGAHDRTSYPEQVAWVSDLTGGDVTVLDAGHYPWLDDEDAFADALDDALRR; from the coding sequence ATGACCGGTTCTCACGACGACACCCCCCAGAGCGCCGGCTCTGACGGGTGGGCCGAAAGCTCTCTGGAGCACCTGAACGGCGCTGACCTGTATTTCGAGGTGGTGGGCGACCCCACCGGGCCCGACCCCACGGTGGTTTTTCTGCACGGCGGCCCTGGCTACAACAGCTACTCGTTTCAGGCGCTGTTTGGCGAGCGCCTGCGCGGCCCCGCTGTGTTTCTGGACCAGCGGGGCTGTGGGCGCAGCGGCCCACTGGCCGACACCGAGCAGGGTGACGAGACCCTGACGCTGGACACGCTGGTAGGTGACCTTGAAGCCCTGCGCGACCACCTGGGCGCCGAGCGGCTGGTGCCGCTGGGCCACGGCTTTGGCGCCCTGATTGCGCTGGAATACGCCCGGCGCTACCCCACCCGGACCGAGCGGGCGGTTGTGGTCAACCCCTGGGTGCAGTTTCCAGAGCTGGCCCTGACCCTGCTGGCCGAGGCCAGCGCCCGCCAGAGCGTCTCCCTGGATGATCCGGCCGAGAAGGCGCGCGCCCAGACCCCCGAGGGCTTTCACCCGGCGGTGGGCGGCGCGCGGGTGGAGGCGGCCTTTGCACTGCTGAACGCGCGCGACCTGCTGAACGCCCTGCAATTCAAGGACAGCGCCAGCCGCATGCACCTGGAATTCGCGGACGCCGAGAGCCAGCTGATGGGCGGCGGCGAGGTCGGGGACGCCCTGGTGGCGCAGGGCCTCTGGGAGTTTGAATACCCGCCCTTCTTGCAAGAGATTCGCCGCCCGGTCTTCGTGATTGCTGGCGCGCACGACCGCACGAGCTACCCCGAGCAGGTGGCCTGGGTCAGCGACCTGACCGGCGGCGACGTGACCGTGCTGGACGCTGGCCATTATCCCTGGCTGGACGACGAGGACGCCTTTGCCGACGCGCTGGACGACGCGCTGCGCCGCTGA
- a CDS encoding response regulator transcription factor, which translates to MEQRILLIEDNPDITRVVQYELEQAGYRVLAAPDGVTGLTSARESSPDLVILDLGLPDFDGAEIARRLRKTSSVPIIILTAMDAVDRKVNLLEAGADDYMTKPFHPEELVARVKVQLRHQQHGEVISIGPLEIHPQKRLCHYNGHEVRLSPKEFDLLTFLARQPGRVYSRQEIEREVWNGELPSNSNVVDVHMANMRAKLRDLDGYGIIRTVRGIGYALKTP; encoded by the coding sequence ATGGAGCAACGCATCCTTCTTATTGAAGACAATCCAGATATCACCCGCGTCGTGCAGTACGAGCTGGAGCAAGCCGGCTACCGTGTGCTGGCCGCCCCTGACGGCGTGACTGGTCTCACCAGCGCCCGCGAGAGCAGCCCCGACCTTGTGATTCTGGACCTGGGCCTCCCCGACTTTGACGGCGCTGAGATTGCCCGGCGCCTGCGCAAGACCAGCAGTGTACCGATCATTATTCTGACCGCCATGGACGCCGTGGACCGCAAGGTCAACCTGCTGGAAGCCGGCGCCGACGACTACATGACCAAGCCCTTTCACCCCGAGGAACTGGTGGCCCGCGTCAAGGTGCAGCTGCGTCACCAGCAGCACGGCGAGGTGATTTCGATTGGCCCGCTGGAAATCCACCCGCAAAAGCGCCTGTGCCACTACAACGGCCATGAGGTGCGCCTCTCGCCCAAGGAATTTGACCTCCTGACGTTCCTGGCCCGTCAGCCAGGGCGAGTGTATTCCCGTCAGGAAATCGAGCGCGAGGTCTGGAACGGCGAACTGCCCAGCAATTCCAACGTGGTGGACGTGCATATGGCCAACATGCGCGCCAAGCTGCGTGACCTGGACGGCTACGGCATCATTCGGACGGTGCGCGGCATCGGCTACGCCCTGAAGACGCCCTGA
- a CDS encoding P1 family peptidase: MTAPNLTLTGIPGFQVGHWTDVQARTGCTVLLCPPGGAVASASFLGPSPGTREGILLAPEKKVERIHALLLTGGSAYGLAAAAGVVRFLEERGIGHETPWARVPIVPAAVIYDLGVGRADVRPGEREGELAARAAHSGPVRRGLVGAGTGATAGKYLGTGAVPGGLGSVLLERHGVRVGALAVVNPIGDVLDEQGRVLAGPGVGPGAVAFTPGEVESTTLVAVVTEHTLTKADCRRLADAAQAALARVIHPSHTFWDGDSVFMMSSCALPPADPLLLGALVQEAVCAAVRDAVRMSGAGTA, encoded by the coding sequence GTGACGGCACCCAACCTCACCTTGACGGGTATTCCCGGTTTTCAGGTGGGCCACTGGACCGATGTCCAGGCTCGCACCGGCTGCACCGTCCTGCTGTGCCCGCCAGGCGGGGCTGTGGCTTCGGCGTCTTTTCTAGGCCCTAGCCCCGGCACCCGCGAGGGCATCTTGTTGGCTCCCGAAAAAAAGGTGGAGCGCATTCATGCCCTGCTGCTGACTGGGGGCAGTGCTTATGGCCTAGCAGCGGCAGCTGGCGTGGTGCGGTTCCTGGAAGAACGCGGCATCGGCCACGAAACTCCCTGGGCGCGGGTGCCCATCGTTCCGGCCGCTGTGATTTACGACCTGGGGGTGGGCCGCGCCGATGTGCGCCCCGGCGAGCGGGAAGGCGAACTGGCCGCGCGAGCCGCCCACAGTGGACCGGTGCGGCGTGGCCTGGTAGGGGCCGGGACCGGGGCCACCGCCGGCAAGTATCTGGGCACTGGAGCGGTGCCGGGCGGCCTGGGCAGCGTGTTGCTGGAGCGGCATGGCGTGCGCGTGGGTGCCCTGGCGGTCGTGAATCCCATCGGCGACGTGCTGGATGAACAGGGCCGGGTGCTGGCGGGCCCTGGGGTGGGGCCAGGCGCCGTGGCCTTTACCCCTGGCGAGGTCGAGAGCACCACCCTGGTGGCGGTTGTCACCGAACACACCCTGACCAAAGCCGACTGCCGCCGCCTGGCCGACGCCGCGCAGGCTGCCCTGGCGCGCGTGATTCATCCCAGCCATACGTTCTGGGATGGGGACAGCGTCTTCATGATGAGTAGCTGCGCCTTGCCTCCGGCTGACCCGCTGTTGCTGGGCGCCCTGGTGCAGGAGGCGGTGTGTGCGGCGGTCCGCGACGCCGTGCGGATGTCGGGGGCAGGCACAGCTTGA
- a CDS encoding GNAT family N-acetyltransferase yields MALPPDALARLARAEAQAHQADIQAAFGPLRAAYAGPGLPLNSAWHGGGLALTADDLAAFEAFCARHDQLPLIHLLSPEVAPSLPLLRARGYQCSGLLHAYLHDLTDLPPQPTYTQETADRLGWAALSAQGFGEGSAAVMTVVAQNAQTRLFVATRGGQPAGSAALKITDNVAALFGMSTRPEARGQGVQTELLSARLNAAAQAEATLASVFVTPGTPSERNIGRAGFQLAGARLSFTQFREA; encoded by the coding sequence ATGGCGCTGCCCCCCGACGCCCTGGCCCGACTGGCCCGCGCCGAAGCCCAGGCGCACCAGGCAGACATCCAGGCTGCTTTTGGGCCGCTCAGGGCCGCTTACGCCGGTCCAGGGCTGCCTCTGAATTCCGCCTGGCACGGCGGCGGCCTGGCCCTCACCGCTGACGACCTGGCCGCGTTCGAGGCCTTTTGCGCCAGGCATGACCAGCTCCCGCTGATTCATCTGCTGTCGCCCGAGGTGGCGCCGTCGCTGCCTCTCCTGCGGGCGCGGGGCTACCAGTGCTCGGGACTACTGCACGCCTACTTGCACGACCTGACCGACTTGCCCCCACAGCCCACCTACACGCAGGAAACAGCCGACAGGCTGGGCTGGGCCGCTCTGTCGGCGCAGGGCTTTGGCGAGGGCAGCGCCGCCGTCATGACTGTGGTGGCCCAGAATGCGCAGACCCGCCTGTTTGTGGCCACGCGCGGTGGACAGCCGGCCGGCAGCGCCGCTCTGAAGATCACAGACAATGTCGCCGCGCTTTTTGGCATGTCCACCCGGCCAGAAGCGCGGGGCCAGGGCGTGCAAACCGAACTGCTCTCGGCGCGGCTCAACGCAGCGGCGCAGGCTGAGGCGACCCTGGCCAGCGTGTTCGTTACGCCCGGCACCCCCAGCGAACGCAATATTGGGCGTGCTGGTTTTCAGCTGGCCGGGGCACGGCTAAGCTTCACCCAATTTAGGGAGGCGTAA
- the cobA gene encoding uroporphyrinogen-III C-methyltransferase, giving the protein MTQLPAAPPSRAFVSLIGAGPGDPGLLTLRGQQALAQADVVLFDYLANPDLLRWCPQAETIYVGKKGFSEYISQEQISALLVAKAQEGGGQRVARLKGGDVFVFGRGGEEAEACVAAGVPFEVVPGVSSAIAAPAYAGIPVTHREAARSFAVLTGNTKEGGAHYERLSGVDTLILLMGVRNLDQIAADLIAAGRDPQTPAATVQWGTTPQQRAVTGTLATIADVVREAGLEAPAVTVVGEVVRLRETLRWFDQTPGFGGPLTGKTVAVTRTREGASALGDVLRARGAAVLEVPLIRFAPGTAPEQVGALLNGFSGWLLLTSNQAVRALFELLEAQGLDARALAGAKLAALGPSTARSLAERGLRADFVPSTPGARHLAAELPVQPGEAALHLTSQLAEDDLERGLSVRGVQYQRAELYRTEPAPLDGGTLARLRAADVVTLASGSAARHLAALAGPDFRVAAMGPQTADAARDAGFAQVTVAREATLEALADAAADVVSGP; this is encoded by the coding sequence ATGACCCAGTTGCCTGCCGCTCCTCCGTCCCGCGCATTCGTGTCCCTGATCGGTGCAGGGCCAGGTGATCCGGGGCTGCTGACGTTGCGCGGCCAGCAGGCGCTGGCCCAGGCCGACGTCGTGCTGTTCGACTATCTGGCCAATCCTGACCTGCTGCGCTGGTGCCCCCAGGCCGAGACCATCTATGTGGGCAAGAAAGGTTTTTCCGAGTACATCAGCCAGGAGCAGATCAGTGCGCTGCTCGTGGCCAAAGCGCAGGAGGGTGGTGGTCAGCGTGTGGCCCGCCTTAAGGGCGGCGACGTGTTTGTCTTTGGGCGCGGCGGCGAGGAAGCCGAAGCCTGTGTAGCGGCTGGGGTGCCCTTTGAGGTTGTGCCGGGTGTCAGCAGCGCGATTGCTGCGCCGGCCTACGCAGGGATTCCCGTCACCCACCGGGAGGCGGCGCGTTCCTTCGCAGTGCTGACTGGCAACACCAAAGAGGGGGGCGCCCATTACGAACGCCTCTCCGGGGTAGACACCCTGATTCTGCTGATGGGCGTGCGGAACCTCGACCAGATTGCCGCCGACCTGATCGCGGCAGGAAGAGACCCCCAGACGCCGGCCGCCACCGTGCAGTGGGGCACCACGCCGCAGCAGCGGGCAGTGACGGGCACCCTGGCCACTATTGCCGACGTGGTGAGAGAGGCTGGTCTAGAAGCCCCGGCCGTCACGGTGGTGGGTGAAGTCGTGCGCCTGCGTGAGACCCTGCGCTGGTTTGACCAGACGCCCGGCTTTGGCGGTCCCCTGACCGGCAAGACCGTGGCCGTGACCCGCACCCGCGAAGGCGCCAGCGCCCTGGGAGACGTGCTGCGTGCGCGCGGCGCGGCAGTGCTGGAAGTGCCGCTCATCCGCTTTGCGCCGGGCACCGCGCCCGAACAGGTCGGGGCCTTGCTGAACGGCTTTTCGGGCTGGCTGCTGCTGACCAGCAATCAGGCGGTGCGCGCCCTGTTTGAGCTGCTTGAGGCGCAGGGTCTGGACGCCCGCGCCCTGGCCGGCGCAAAGCTGGCGGCGCTGGGCCCCAGCACTGCCCGCTCACTGGCCGAACGGGGCCTGCGGGCGGACTTTGTGCCGTCTACCCCTGGCGCGCGCCACCTGGCCGCCGAACTCCCGGTCCAGCCCGGTGAGGCGGCCCTGCACCTGACCAGCCAGCTGGCCGAGGATGACCTGGAACGTGGCCTCAGTGTGCGCGGCGTCCAGTATCAGCGCGCCGAACTGTACCGCACCGAACCGGCCCCTCTGGACGGCGGCACCCTGGCCCGCCTGCGCGCCGCCGATGTGGTCACCCTGGCCTCGGGCAGCGCGGCCCGGCACCTGGCGGCCCTGGCCGGCCCCGATTTCCGGGTGGCGGCGATGGGTCCCCAGACCGCCGACGCCGCGCGCGACGCGGGATTTGCCCAGGTGACTGTGGCCCGCGAAGCCACGTTGGAGGCGCTGGCCGACGCCGCTGCGGACGTGGTGAGCGGGCCGTAG
- a CDS encoding Gfo/Idh/MocA family protein, translating into MTTPFRWGILGAARIARALIPAIRAAGGEVTALGVRDPQSAYAQAFAQEWNVPLVGGYAEVVAADVDAIYNPLPNDAHHPWTQAALQAGKHALTEKPLTLSATEAGALAEVAAASGRILLEAFAYRFQPHITRIREVVATELGEVRAVRGAFGFHLTNPGDFRWHAAQGGGALYDVGTYPVNLTRLLLGEPVGVVASARWTAGGPEQGVDLALSGVLEYGSALASIDCAFDWSGTAPQRLSVIGTRGTLNVQGGFDSHTQAPVTLNIEVDGQAREETFGPSNGYAHMVAHLQRAARGEEAPLYPPSDAVAHARVLDALYAAARTGQRVALPSL; encoded by the coding sequence ATGACCACACCATTTCGCTGGGGCATTCTGGGGGCGGCGCGGATTGCGCGGGCGCTGATTCCGGCCATTCGGGCGGCGGGGGGCGAGGTCACGGCGCTGGGCGTGCGTGACCCTCAGAGCGCCTACGCACAGGCTTTTGCCCAGGAGTGGAACGTGCCGCTGGTCGGCGGCTACGCCGAGGTGGTGGCGGCCGATGTGGACGCCATTTACAACCCCCTGCCCAATGATGCCCACCACCCCTGGACCCAGGCCGCGCTGCAAGCGGGCAAGCACGCCCTGACCGAGAAACCGCTGACCCTTAGTGCCACTGAGGCCGGGGCATTGGCTGAGGTGGCCGCCGCGTCCGGCCGCATCCTGCTCGAAGCGTTTGCTTACCGCTTTCAGCCCCATATCACGCGCATCCGCGAGGTCGTCGCCACCGAACTGGGTGAGGTGCGGGCGGTGCGCGGCGCCTTCGGGTTTCACCTGACCAACCCCGGCGATTTCCGGTGGCATGCGGCGCAGGGCGGCGGCGCGCTGTACGACGTGGGCACCTATCCGGTCAATCTGACCCGGCTGCTGCTGGGTGAACCGGTGGGGGTGGTGGCCTCGGCGCGCTGGACGGCAGGCGGCCCCGAACAGGGGGTAGACCTGGCCCTGAGTGGCGTGCTGGAGTACGGCTCGGCCCTGGCCAGCATTGACTGCGCCTTCGACTGGTCGGGCACCGCTCCGCAGCGCCTGAGCGTCATCGGCACACGCGGCACCCTGAACGTGCAGGGCGGCTTTGACAGCCACACGCAGGCGCCAGTCACCCTGAACATTGAAGTGGACGGACAGGCCAGAGAGGAGACCTTTGGCCCCAGCAACGGCTACGCCCATATGGTGGCGCACCTTCAGCGTGCGGCGCGCGGCGAGGAGGCGCCCCTCTATCCGCCCAGCGACGCGGTGGCCCACGCCCGCGTGCTGGACGCGCTGTATGCGGCGGCGCGCACCGGGCAGCGGGTGGCCTTACCCAGCCTCTAG
- a CDS encoding quinate 5-dehydrogenase, with translation MTDHLAGWQPAPAGHKHVVSISLGSSARNARETVTVLGQPFVVERIGTDGDARKMAALYQALDGRVDAFGLGGADLYVIAGDKKYVFNNVRKLVANARQTPVLDGSGLKNTLERDAIAQLDGLLGWRMQKVLMVSAVDRFGMAEALADHGADVVYGDLVFGLNVDRPLRSIGALRRVAGLVLPVLTKLPQDWFYPTGKKQEQSVEGKGTKYYAWADVIAGDTHYAKRYAPQNLSGKTILTQTITAADREWMKARGVRRLVTTTPRMGQRNFATNVLEAMFVALSGQRAALSGPAYLDYIRQVGFKPEVNEL, from the coding sequence ATGACAGACCATTTGGCGGGCTGGCAGCCTGCGCCGGCTGGACACAAGCATGTGGTCAGCATCAGCCTGGGCAGCAGCGCCCGCAACGCCCGCGAGACCGTCACGGTGCTGGGGCAGCCCTTTGTCGTGGAGCGCATCGGCACCGATGGAGACGCCCGCAAGATGGCCGCGCTCTATCAGGCGCTGGACGGCCGGGTGGACGCCTTTGGGCTGGGCGGGGCTGACCTGTACGTGATTGCGGGCGACAAGAAATACGTCTTTAACAATGTGCGTAAGCTGGTGGCCAACGCCCGGCAGACCCCTGTGCTGGACGGCAGCGGCCTGAAAAACACCCTGGAACGCGACGCCATTGCCCAGCTGGACGGTCTGCTGGGCTGGCGCATGCAGAAGGTGCTGATGGTGTCGGCGGTGGACCGCTTCGGCATGGCCGAGGCGCTGGCCGACCACGGCGCAGATGTGGTGTACGGCGACCTCGTGTTCGGGCTGAACGTGGACCGGCCCCTGCGGTCTATCGGGGCGCTTCGCCGGGTGGCCGGCCTGGTGCTGCCGGTGCTGACCAAGTTGCCGCAGGACTGGTTTTATCCCACAGGCAAGAAACAGGAACAGAGCGTGGAAGGCAAGGGCACGAAATACTACGCCTGGGCCGATGTGATTGCTGGGGATACGCACTACGCCAAGCGCTACGCCCCCCAGAACCTGAGTGGCAAGACGATCCTGACCCAGACGATTACCGCCGCTGACCGCGAATGGATGAAGGCGCGCGGCGTGCGGCGCCTGGTCACCACCACGCCGCGCATGGGCCAGCGCAACTTCGCCACCAACGTCCTGGAAGCCATGTTCGTCGCCCTGAGTGGGCAGCGGGCCGCCCTGAGCGGGCCAGCCTATCTGGACTACATCCGGCAGGTGGGCTTCAAGCCAGAAGTCAACGAGCTGTAA
- a CDS encoding phosphotransferase family protein, whose protein sequence is MPALPDLSATELQAFAERYGLDSPLTRLPSRGIVNRVYLGRRAGQPVVLRVPMPGDDEDTLTESVAVPAAVRAGVNTPDLLIFYNSRAVLDAPVTVYALAPGQSLDSCGWAHGDPRLRWAWQAAGRALARLHGGVSSVDDPQGLLEVITPPDTAQVLVRVLDGGHLSRTEAKWTADTVDRLLREFPPPLQPAFLHNDLHPGNLMVTEGGAVTALIDWGDAGWGDPALDLCYGGPLAAPDLWRGYEDEAPGVLGEAAPLRLLAYLLHDATRRLARAPDAHGHGDLWYTHPGTALMQLLRVSPQFPDSAEVFCR, encoded by the coding sequence ATGCCGGCCCTGCCTGACCTCAGCGCGACCGAACTGCAGGCTTTCGCCGAGCGGTACGGCCTGGACAGTCCCCTGACCCGCCTGCCCAGCAGGGGGATCGTCAACCGGGTCTATCTCGGCCGGCGGGCGGGGCAACCCGTGGTGCTGCGGGTGCCCATGCCCGGCGACGACGAGGACACCCTGACCGAAAGCGTGGCCGTCCCGGCGGCAGTCCGCGCCGGCGTCAACACGCCTGACCTCCTGATCTTCTACAACAGCCGCGCCGTGCTGGACGCCCCGGTCACGGTGTATGCCCTTGCGCCGGGGCAGAGTCTGGACTCTTGCGGCTGGGCCCACGGCGACCCTCGCCTGCGCTGGGCGTGGCAAGCGGCGGGCCGGGCACTGGCGCGGCTGCATGGGGGGGTGAGCAGCGTGGATGACCCTCAGGGCTTGCTGGAGGTCATCACTCCGCCGGATACGGCGCAAGTGCTGGTCCGGGTGCTGGACGGCGGACACCTGAGCCGCACCGAAGCCAAGTGGACCGCCGATACTGTGGACCGTCTGCTGCGGGAGTTCCCGCCGCCCCTCCAGCCGGCTTTTTTACACAATGACCTGCATCCGGGCAACCTGATGGTGACAGAGGGCGGCGCCGTCACTGCCCTGATTGACTGGGGGGACGCCGGATGGGGCGACCCGGCGCTGGACCTGTGTTACGGCGGTCCCCTGGCGGCCCCAGACCTGTGGCGCGGTTATGAAGACGAGGCGCCGGGCGTGCTGGGCGAGGCGGCGCCTCTGCGCCTGCTGGCGTATCTCTTGCACGACGCCACGCGGCGCCTGGCCCGGGCCCCAGACGCCCACGGGCACGGTGACCTCTGGTACACCCACCCCGGCACGGCACTGATGCAGCTGCTGCGGGTCAGTCCGCAGTTTCCCGACTCGGCCGAGGTGTTCTGCCGGTAA
- the xpt gene encoding xanthine phosphoribosyltransferase has product MQALVDAIRQQGEVLPGGILKVDGLVNHQLLPGLTREMGETFARHFAPLRPNKIVTIEVSGIAPAIATAMTLGVPLVYARKKKPVTMKEPIFTAQSVSRTKGGVVDLFVSSEFLGPADRVVVIDDFLASGGTLRALVGMLAQSGAQLLGIGCVVEKQFEGGREKLADLGVPIHTLANIVQMDRGLEVVSGK; this is encoded by the coding sequence ATGCAGGCTCTGGTAGACGCGATTCGGCAGCAGGGCGAGGTGCTGCCCGGCGGCATTCTGAAGGTAGACGGGCTGGTGAACCACCAGCTGCTTCCTGGGCTGACGCGCGAGATGGGCGAGACCTTTGCCCGTCACTTCGCCCCGCTGCGCCCCAACAAGATTGTGACCATCGAGGTCAGCGGGATTGCTCCGGCCATCGCCACCGCCATGACGCTGGGCGTGCCACTGGTGTACGCCCGCAAGAAGAAGCCGGTGACCATGAAAGAGCCGATTTTCACGGCCCAGTCGGTCAGCCGCACCAAAGGCGGAGTCGTGGACCTCTTTGTCAGCAGCGAGTTTCTGGGCCCTGCCGACCGCGTGGTGGTCATTGACGATTTTCTGGCCTCGGGGGGCACGCTGCGCGCCCTGGTGGGCATGCTGGCCCAGAGCGGGGCGCAGCTGCTGGGTATCGGCTGCGTCGTGGAAAAACAGTTTGAGGGCGGCCGTGAGAAGCTGGCTGACCTGGGTGTACCCATTCATACGCTGGCAAACATTGTGCAGATGGACAGAGGACTGGAAGTGGTGAGTGGAAAGTAG